A single Phoenix dactylifera cultivar Barhee BC4 chromosome 1, palm_55x_up_171113_PBpolish2nd_filt_p, whole genome shotgun sequence DNA region contains:
- the LOC120112950 gene encoding L-type lectin-domain containing receptor kinase IX.1-like: MWFMRRCLCKKGDRRKKEVDKTIDSMINVAFERESGPRKFPYSVLEGATKNFMEERKLGGGGFGEVYRGVLHDSQLEVAIKRISRGSKQGTKEYISEVTIISRLRHRNLVQLIGYCHERGDLLLVYEYMPNKSLDYHLYKKTRLLLWPERYKIALGLASALLYLHEEWEQCVIHRDVKPSNLMLDSGFNAKLADFGLARLVDHDSNRETTVLAGTRGYIAPEYAITGKASKETDVFSFGVVILEIASGRKPSEVEKDDQVNLVEWVWELYGNGRCLAAADRRLEMEFDEQQMVYLMVVGLWCAHPDRDQRPTMRQAINVLKFDTPLPALPPNMPIPMFHSPPRNVPAPSNSDSCPIISNTTLMGR, encoded by the exons ATGTGGTTTATGAGGCGATGTTTATGCAAGAAAGGTGatcgaaggaagaaagaagtagATAAGACTATTGATTCAATGATTAATGTTGCatttgagagagagagtgggCCTAGGAAGTTTCCTTACAGTGTACTCGAGGGTGCTACAAAAAATTTTATGGAGGAGAGGAAACTTGGCGGAGGAGGATTTGGGGAGGTATACAGAGGGGTGCTGCATGATTCACAGCTTGAGGTGGCCATTAAAAGGATCTCCAGGGGTTCAAAACAAGGGACCAAAGAGTACATATCAGAAGTAACGATCATAAGCCGGCTAAGGCACCGCAACCTTGTGCAACTCATAGGCTATTGTCATGAGAGAGGTGACCTGCTGCTTGTTTACGAGTACATGCCAAACAAAAGCCTTGATTACCATTTATACAAAAAGACAAGATTGCTCTTATGGCCGGAGAGGTACAAAATAGCTCTAGGTTTAGCATCAGCGTTGCTGTATCTTCATGAAGAGTGGGAGCAGTGCGTCATCCACAGAGATGTAAAGCCAAGCAATTTGATGCTAGATTCAGGATTCAATGCTAAACTTGCTGATTTTGGATTGGCAAGGCTCGTGGACCATGATTCCAACCGAGAAACAACAGTTTTGGCCGGGACCAGGGGATATATTGCACCGGAGTATGCTATTACAG GGAAAGCTAGTAAGGAGACTGATGTTTTCAGCTTTGGAGTAGTTATATTAGAAATTGCAAGCGGTAGAAAGCCATCTGAAGTGGAGAAAGATGATCAAGTGAATTTGGTGGAGTGGGTTTGGGAACTTTATGGGAATGGAAGATGTTTGGCTGCAGCAGACCGAAGATTAGAGATGGAATTCGATGAGCAACAAATGGTGTACTTGATGGTTGTGGGACTATGGTGTGCTCACCCTGATAGAGATCAAAGGCCGACCATGAGGCAAGCAATCAATGTACTTAAATTCGATACCCCATTGCCAGCTTTGCCACCCAATATGCCCATTCCAATGTTTCATTCTCCTCCAAGAAATGTGCCTGCTCCTTCAAATTCTGATAGCTGCCCCATAATTTCAAACACAACTCTGATGGGCCGTTGA
- the LOC120112714 gene encoding mannose/glucose-specific lectin-like, translating into MALECLLSNIPSMAPSKSRTLPSLQLLLPLFHLLSILIPLASPLSFNYSGEDLNIGKMIYQGDAFFDGSIVQLTKNQAHMNLKRSSGRMVYPEPVTLYDEASVINFTTCFSFFIYGFKRAVSADGLAFFLSSYPSAIPDLSCGGTLGLFTSPDGNKTLPSTVVAVEFDTFFNPQYKDISANHMGIDVHTIYSVVQLDLKANMRKNTTFNACVNYRASTKNLSVFLSNASDPTRNWSLSHVVDLRKVLPAKVAVGFTAATGNKTEQHSLVSWNFSSSDLSSQGYGSSPSPTPGARHLYIFLVLGIGAVVLPCG; encoded by the coding sequence ATGGCCTTGGAATGTCTCCTTTCCAACATACCAAGCATGGCTCCCTCCAAATCTAGAACCCTTCCATCCCTCCAACTTTTGCTGCCCCTCTTCCACCTGCTGTCCATCCTAATCCCCCTTGCAAGCCCACTCTCCTTCAACTActctggtgaggatctgaacaTTGGCAAGATGATTTACCAGGGTGACGCCTTCTTCGACGGCAGCATCGTCCAACTCACCAAGAACCAGGCCCACATGAACCTTAAGAGGAGCTCCGGAAGAATGGTATATCCTGAACCAGTGACTCTCTATGATGAAGCTTCCGTCATCAACTTCACTACATGTTTCTCCTTCTTTATCTATGGCTTCAAAAGAGCAGTCAGTGCTGATGGACTCGCCTTCTTCCTCTCGTCATACCCTTCGGCAATTCCCGATTTATCCTGCGGCGGAACTCTCGGTCTgtttaccagtcctgatggcaACAAAACGCTCCCGAGTACTGTCGTTGCTGTCGAGTTTGATACCTTCTTCAATCCTCAGTACAAGGATATAAGCGCCAACCATATGGGCATCGACGTCCACACGATATACTCGGTTGTGCAGCTGGACTTGAAAGCTAACATGAGAAAGAACACGACGTTCAACGCGTGTGTTAATTACAGAGCTAGTACCAAAAATTTGAGTGTCTTCCTCAGTAATGCCTCAGATCCTACGAGGAATTGGAGCCTGTCTCATGTTGTTGACTTGAGGAAGGTTCTGCCTGCTAAGGTAGCCGTTGGCTTCACAGCTGCCACAGGTAACAAGACCGAACAACATAGCCTTGTATCCTGGAATTTCAGTTCCTCCGATTTGAGTTCTCAGGGTTATGGTTCTAGTCCAAGCCCTACTCCAGGAGCTAGACAtctttatatatttttggtGTTGGGTATTGGCGCCGTGGTCTTACCATGTGGG
- the LOC108511856 gene encoding L-type lectin-domain containing receptor kinase IX.1-like, translating to MALCNFSLQAMVPLLQLLCFIFPLASSLSFNFSRFNQDNTNIVLDGDAYLLDHVIQLTKNQLDSSIEKSEGRITYSKPVPIWDEASDKLADFNTCFSFLINGFNKTVSADGLAFFLSSFPSKIPDNSYGGALGLYNRTGANSTADHVVAVEFDTFKNPEYNDSSSNHIGIDINTIFSVAWLDLNISIRQKIKFDACVSYNAKSKNLTVFLRSATNHTRNWSLSHGVDLRMVLPEKVAVGFSAATGNQVETHSLFSWNFSSSDLSRQGYGPNPHPSTNSRHKPSFKLFWLAIGVGMLLCGLILVWLGRRLYNKMAITGKKEEMAIDSIIHDNFERGSGPRRYSYSVLVSATKSFSQEGKLGEGGFGEVYKGVLHDSKLEVAIKRISRGSNQGAKEYISEVTIISRLRHRNLVQLIGFCHERGDLLLVYEYMPNKSLEYHLYSEERLLAWPERYKIALGLASALLYLHEEWEQCVVHRDVKPSNVMLDSEFNAKLGDFGLARLMDHDSNPETTILAGTMGYIAPEYATTGKACKESDVYSFGVVILEIACGRKPIEVRENQGKVKLVEWVWELYGNKMCLSAVDQKLKLEYDPQQMEQLMILGLWCAHPDYTRRPSIRQVINVLKFNAPLPILPPKMPIPMFYSPPVEASSHCNSCSTASTQSSWGIDDCKPCQTQASAPFLSLDQHIRF from the exons ATGGCTCTCTGCAATTTCTCTCTCCAAGCCATGGTGCCTCTGCTTCAGTTGTTGTGCTTCATATTCCCCCTAGCAAGCTCTCTCTCCTTCAACTTCTCCCGCTTCAACCAGGACAACACAAACATAGTCTTAGATGGCGACGCCTACTTGCTCGACCATGTCATCCAGCTCACCAAGAACCAGCTCGACTCTTCGATCGAGAAGAGCGAAGGCAGAATCACATATTCTAAGCCAGTGCCTATCTGGGACGAAGCTTCCGACAAGCTCGCCGATTTCAATACATGTTTCTCATTCCTCATCAACGGCTTCAATAAAACAGTAAGTGCCGATGGGCTGGCCTTCTTCCTTTCATCCTTCCCTTCCAAGATCCCAGATAACTCGTATGGTGGGGCTCTTGGACTATATAACCGTACTGGTGCTAACTCGACCGCGGATCATGTCGTGGCCGTCGAGTTTGATACCTTCAAAAATCCAGAGTATAATGATTCAAGTTCCAATCATATCGGAATTGATATTAACACAATCTTTTCCGTCGCATGGCTCGATTTGAATATTAGCatcagacagaagatcaagtttgATGCTTGTGTCAGTTACAATGCCAAGAGTAAAAATTTAACTGTCTTTCTCCGTAGTGCTACAAACCACACAAGGAATTGGAGCCTCTCTCATGGTGTTGACTTGAGGATGGTCCTGCCGGAAAAGGTAGCCGTTGGCTTCTCGGCGGCCACCGGTAACCAAGTCGAGACACACAGCTTATTTTCTTGGAATTTCAGTTCCTCTGATTTGAGTCGTCAGGGCTATGGTCCCAATCCACATCCAAGCACCAATTCCAGGCACAAGCCTAGTTTTAAACTCTTTTGGCTTGCCATTGGCGTTGGGATGCTGCTCTGTGGGCTGATTTTGGTTTGGCTAGGAAGACGTTTATATAATAAGATGGCTATTacagggaagaaggaagagatggCCATTGATTCAATAATCCATGATAACTTCGAGAGAGGGAGTGGGCCTAGGAGATACTCTTACAGTGTACTTGTGAGTGCAACCAAAAGTTTTTCCCAGGAGGGGAAGCTTGGGGAAGGAGGATTTGGGGAGGTGTACAAGGGAGTACTGCATGACTCCAAACTAGAAGTGGCCATCAAAAGAATCTCCAGAGGTTCAAACCAAGGAGCAAAAGAGTACATATCTGAAGTCACAATCATAAGCCGGTTACGCCATCGCAATCTTGTGCAGCTGATCGGCTTTTGCCATGAAAGGGGTGACCTGCTGCTCGTCTACGAGTACATGCCAAACAAAAGCCTTGAATACCATCTCTACAGTGAGGAAAGATTGCTTGCATGGCCAGAGAGGTACAAAATTGCTCTGGGCTTGGCCTCAGCTTTGCTCTACCTTCATGAAGAGTGGGAGCAGTGTGTAGTCCATAGAGATGTGAAGCCTAGCAATGTGATGCTAGATTCAGAGTTCAATGCGAAGCTCGGTGACTTCGGATTGGCAAGGTTGATGGACCATGATAGCAATCCAGAAACAACTATCTTAGCAGGGACCATGGGATACATTGCACCTGAATATGCCACTACAG GAAAAGCTTGCAAGGAGTCTGACGTCTATAGTTTTGGAGTAGTAATCTTAGAAATTGCATGTGGTAGAAAGCCAATTGAAGTAAGGGAGAACCAAGGCAAGGTGAAATTGGTAGAGTGGGTTTGGGAGCTTTATGGGAATAagatgtgtttgagtgcagTGGACCAAAAGTTAAAGTTGGAATATGATCCACAACAAATGGAGCAATTGATGATTCTGGGGCTGTGGTGTGCTCATCCAGATTACACTCGACGACCATCTATAAGACAAGTTATCAACGTTCTAAAATTCAATGCTCCACTGCCAATTTTGCCACCCAAGATGCCAATTCCGATGTTCTATTCTCCTCCAGTTGAAGCATCTAGTCATTGTAATAGCTGCTCTACTGCTTCAACTCAATCAAGTTGGGGGATTGATGATTGTAAGCCATGTCAAACTCAAGCATCAGCACCGTTTCTCTCATTAGATCAGCATATAAGATTTTAG